Within the Streptomyces sp. YIM 121038 genome, the region GACGCGACGCGCGCGGTGCTGCGCAGGGCCGAGGAGATCCAGCCCTCGGTGAACGCGTTCGTCCGGACCGACGCGGAGGCGGCGCTCGCGGGGGCGCGGGAGAGCGCGGAGCGCTGGCGCGCGGGCGAGCCGCTCGGGCTCGTGGACGGGGTGCCGGTCACGGTCAAGGACATCCTGCTCCAGCGCGGCGCGCCCACGCTGCGCGGCTCCCGGTGCGTCGGCGAGGAGGGCCCGTGGGACGAGGACGCGCCGTCCGTGGCGCGGCTGCGCGAGCAGGGCGCGGTGTTCGTCGGCAAGACGACCACGCCCGAGTTCGGCTGGAAGGGCGTCACGGACAGCCCCCGGCACGGCATCACCCGCAATCCGTACGACACCACGCGCACCGCGGGCGGCTCCAGCGGCGGCAGCGCGGCGGCCGTGGCTCTCGGCGCGGGGCCGCTGTCGCTCGGCACGGACGGCGGCGGCTCGGTGCGGATCCCCGGCGCGTTCTGCGGGATCTTCGCGCTCAAGCCGACGTACGGGAGGGTGCCGTTGTTCCCCCCGTCCTCGTTCGGGACGCTCTCGCACGTGGGGCCGATGACGCGGGACGCGGCGGACGCGGCGCTGCTCATGGACGTGATCGGGCTTCCCGACGCCCGGGACTGGTCCTGTCTGGGCCCGCGCGGGGGCACCTTCCGGGAGGCGCTGCGCGGCGGGGTGCGGGGGCTGCGGGTGGCGTACTCGCCGACGCTCGGCGGGCAGGTCGCGGTGCGGCCCGCGGTGGCGGCGGCCGTGCGCGCGGGCGTGGAGGCCCTCGCCTCGCTCGGCGCGTACGTCGAGGAGACCGACCCCGACTTCGCCGACCCGGTGGAGGCCTTCCACACGCTGTGGTTCAGCGGGGCGGCCCGGGTCGTGCAGCAGCTGCCGCCCGCGCGCCGGGAGTTGCTCGACCCGGCGCTGCGGGAGGTGTGCGGGCAGGGCGCGCGGTTCAGCGCCCTCGACTACCTCGCGGCGGTGGACGTCCGGATGGAGCTGGGGCGGCGCATGGGCCGCTTCCACGAGACGTACGACCTGCTGGTCACGCCGACGCTGCCGGTCACGGCCTTCGCGGCGGGCGTCGAGGTGCCGCCGCGCAGCGGGGCGCGGCGGTGGACGGGGTGGACCCCGTTCACCTACCCCTTCAACCTCACCCAGCAGCCCGCGGCGACGGTGCCGTGCGGGGTGGACGGGGACGGCCTGCCCGTGGGGATGCAGCTGGTCGGGGCGCGGTTCGCCGACGACGTGGTGCTGCGGGCCGCCCACGCGCTGTACGAGGCCGGGGCGGCGGCGATCCCGCGCCCCGGGCCGGTGGCCTAGCCGCCCGTGTCCGAGGGGCGCCGCCGGAAGCTCAGGGTCTCCCCCTGGGCTCCGGTGCGCCACAGGTCGTTGCAGGCCTCGGCCAGCGCCGCGAGGCCGTCCACGACCTCGCCCCAGACGATGGCGGGGACCCAGCCGACGTCGCCGTTGACCAGCAGGTTGTTGCGCTCGTAGAAGAGGGCGAGGTCGACGACCGTGCCGCTCGGGGGCGGGGTGTCGTAGCCGTGCGACGCCGTGCCCAGTTCGGTGCCGGCGAAGGTGAAGTAGCACAGGTCGCCCGGGATGGGCGTGATGGTGGGGTTCTCCAGCGGGGGCTCTTCGGGGGCGAAGGGCGGGAAGAGGGCGTAGATCTCGTTGCGGGCGTACTTCGCGTGGTACACCTCGCCGCTGAGCGGCAGCGCGTCCCACACGGCCGCGCAGGTCACCGGAGCCTTGTCGTCGAGGAGCCGCGCCGTGGCCCGGACACCGCGCTTGGCCAGGGCGACTTCGATGTAGCGGTCTGCCATGCGCCCCATGGTCCTCCCGGGGGCGCGGCCCGCGTCAAGAGGACGTCCGCCGGGCCCCGGGATCCCGGCGGGGCCTGAATTGATCCGCATATCTCGCGTCGGGTCGGGTAGCCGCGCGCCCATGGCTCCACCACTGAGCAACCCCATCAAGACGGCGAGCGGACGGGCGGACGGGCGCAGACCCGGGCGCGCGCCGGGCCCGCCCCGGCGTGCGGTCCTGGCGTCCGCCGCCGCCCTCGGCGCGGTCGGCGCGCTGGGCGCGGCGGGCTGCAGCCGCATCCCCACCGGGGACACGCTGGCCCGCCTGAAGTCGCAGGGCACGGTGCGGCTCGGCATCGCGGGCGAGGCACCGTACGGGTACATCAACGACGAGGGGGACTTCACCGGCGAGGCGGTGGAGCTCGCGAAGATCATCTTCAAGCGGCTCGGCGTCGGCCGCGTGCAGCCCGTCGCGACCGACTTCAGCTCGCTGATACCGGGGCTCAAGACGCAGCAGTTCGACGTCGTGTCCGCCGGGATGTACATCAACAAGGAGCGCTGCCAGCAGGTCATCTTCTCCGATCCCGAGTACCAGATGCTGGACTCCTTCATCGTCCGCAAGGGCAACCCGAAGGGGCTGCGCACGTACCAGGACGTGGTGCGGAAGAAGGCCAGGTTCGGGACGGGCACCGGGTACGCCGAGATCGCGTACGCCGTCGCCGCGGGGTACGCGGAGAGCGACATCGTCATCCTCCAGGACCAGGTCGCGGGCCTGAACGCGGTCGAGGCCGGGCGCATCGACGTGTTCGGCGGCACCGCCCTGACCGCGCGCCAGGTCGTGCGCAAGAGCCGCAGGGCCGAGGCCACCGAGCCGTTCGCGCCCGTCATCGACGGCGAGAAGCACGTCGACGGCGGCGGCTTCACGTTCCGGCCCACGGACACCGGGCTGCGGGACGCCTTCAACGTGGAGATCCACAAGATGAAGAAGAGCGGCGAGCTCTTCCGGGTGCTCAAGCCGTTCGGCTTCACGGAGGCCGAGATGACCACCCTGACCGCCAAGGAGCTGTGCCGATGACAGCGGGCCTCTGGGAACACTGGGTCCTGCCGGGCATCTGGATCACCGTTCAGCTGACCGTCTACAGCGCGGCGCTCGCCACCGCGGTCGCCTTCGGCATCGGCATGGCGCGCACGCACCGCTCGCGCGCGGTGCGGTTCTTCGCCGCGTTCTACACCGAGGTCTTCCGGGGCGTGTCCGCCCTGATCCTGATGTTCTGGATCTTCTTCGTCCTGCCGCAGCTCGCGGGCTGGGCGCTGGTGCCGATGTGGGCGGCCGTGCTCGCCCTCGGGCTCTCCTACGGCGCGTACGGCGCCGAGATCGTGCGCGGCGCCCTGAACGCGGTGGCTCCGGCGCAGCGCGAAGCGGGGGTCGCGCTGAGCTTCACGCCGTGGCAGCGGATGCGGCTCGTCCTGCTGCCGCAGGCGGTCCCGGAGATGATCCCGTCGTTCTGCAACCTGCTCGTCGAGCTGCTCAAGGGCACCGCCCTGGTGTCGCTGCTCGGCATCGGCGACGTGTCCTTCGCGGCGTACCTGGTGCGGCTCGCGACCACCGAGAGCGCGCAGATCTACTCGATCACGCTGGTCATCTACTTCGTGCTCGCCTTCCTGCTCACGCGCGGCATGAAGCTCCTTGAGCGCAGGGCCAAGGCCGGGATCGGGCAGTTCCCGGAGCCGCGCCAGGGCCTCGGCCCGTGGCTGAGGTTCCGTCAGCCGAGCGCCAAGTCGAGTGAGTTGAGCACGGCGGGCGTCACGGCCACCTCAAGTGCCGCGGGCAGCGCCGGTGCCACGGGCGTCACGGGCGGGGGTGCCGCGCGATGAACCACGGTACGGACACATGGGACTGGGGCGCGGTCGCCGACTTCATGCCGCACTTCTGGGACGGGGTGCTCGTCACCCTCCAGGCGCTCGT harbors:
- a CDS encoding amidase; the protein is MTELAELTAVQLVDGYRKGEFSPVDATRAVLRRAEEIQPSVNAFVRTDAEAALAGARESAERWRAGEPLGLVDGVPVTVKDILLQRGAPTLRGSRCVGEEGPWDEDAPSVARLREQGAVFVGKTTTPEFGWKGVTDSPRHGITRNPYDTTRTAGGSSGGSAAAVALGAGPLSLGTDGGGSVRIPGAFCGIFALKPTYGRVPLFPPSSFGTLSHVGPMTRDAADAALLMDVIGLPDARDWSCLGPRGGTFREALRGGVRGLRVAYSPTLGGQVAVRPAVAAAVRAGVEALASLGAYVEETDPDFADPVEAFHTLWFSGAARVVQQLPPARRELLDPALREVCGQGARFSALDYLAAVDVRMELGRRMGRFHETYDLLVTPTLPVTAFAAGVEVPPRSGARRWTGWTPFTYPFNLTQQPAATVPCGVDGDGLPVGMQLVGARFADDVVLRAAHALYEAGAAAIPRPGPVA
- a CDS encoding DUF3830 family protein, encoding MADRYIEVALAKRGVRATARLLDDKAPVTCAAVWDALPLSGEVYHAKYARNEIYALFPPFAPEEPPLENPTITPIPGDLCYFTFAGTELGTASHGYDTPPPSGTVVDLALFYERNNLLVNGDVGWVPAIVWGEVVDGLAALAEACNDLWRTGAQGETLSFRRRPSDTGG
- the ehuB gene encoding ectoine/hydroxyectoine ABC transporter substrate-binding protein EhuB → MAPPLSNPIKTASGRADGRRPGRAPGPPRRAVLASAAALGAVGALGAAGCSRIPTGDTLARLKSQGTVRLGIAGEAPYGYINDEGDFTGEAVELAKIIFKRLGVGRVQPVATDFSSLIPGLKTQQFDVVSAGMYINKERCQQVIFSDPEYQMLDSFIVRKGNPKGLRTYQDVVRKKARFGTGTGYAEIAYAVAAGYAESDIVILQDQVAGLNAVEAGRIDVFGGTALTARQVVRKSRRAEATEPFAPVIDGEKHVDGGGFTFRPTDTGLRDAFNVEIHKMKKSGELFRVLKPFGFTEAEMTTLTAKELCR
- the ehuC gene encoding ectoine/hydroxyectoine ABC transporter permease subunit EhuC; the protein is MTAGLWEHWVLPGIWITVQLTVYSAALATAVAFGIGMARTHRSRAVRFFAAFYTEVFRGVSALILMFWIFFVLPQLAGWALVPMWAAVLALGLSYGAYGAEIVRGALNAVAPAQREAGVALSFTPWQRMRLVLLPQAVPEMIPSFCNLLVELLKGTALVSLLGIGDVSFAAYLVRLATTESAQIYSITLVIYFVLAFLLTRGMKLLERRAKAGIGQFPEPRQGLGPWLRFRQPSAKSSELSTAGVTATSSAAGSAGATGVTGGGAAR